The following proteins are co-located in the Hippoglossus stenolepis isolate QCI-W04-F060 chromosome 23, HSTE1.2, whole genome shotgun sequence genome:
- the LOC118102218 gene encoding putative C-type lectin domain family 20 member A, whose translation MPCESPFVCYRGTLEDSDFVLVNTATNWSEAQRHCREHYTDLVTVRNNADNDKIHKLIKPLGPAWIGLYRDPQIYWSDRSNYSFSSWYQGLHPLGSMKVVCGVADLEKGGKWRLFSCEERKPFVCYSVPTVKTLVKVRVELQDSSVDLNDPAVKEQILKEASLQNPP comes from the exons ATGCCATGTGAGagtccatttgtctgctacagag gaacattagaggaTTCTGACTTTGTGCTGGTGAATACAGCAACGAATTGGTCTGAggctcagaggcactgcagagaacactacACAGATCTGGTCACTGTGAGGAACAACGCTGACAACGACAAGATACACAAGTTGATAAAACCTCTCGGACCGGCATGGATCGGTTTGTACAGAGATCCTCAGATTTACTGGTCTGACAGGAGTAActactcattcagctcctggtatCAGGGTTTACACCCACTTGGCTCGATGAAAGTCGTATGTGGTGTTGCAGATttggagaagggaggaaaatggaggttattttcctgtgaagaaagaaaaccatttgtctgctacagcgTCCCAA CAGTGAAGACGTTGGTGAAGGTGAGGGTGGAGCTACAGGACTCCTCTgtggacctgaatgaccctgctgtgaaagaaCAGATTCTGAAAGAGGCAAGTctccaaaatccaccctga